TATAATGAGAAAGTTYagcaacccaaaggttgtgagttcaaatctcatcaccaACAACTTTAGMATTTTATCAACTTTTCAACCACTTACTACTTTTTTAGCTACTTAGcagctacttagcatgttagctaacccttcccccaaccctaaccttttaacctaactcctaaacttaaccctaacctttagcctagctaacgttagccagctagctaactagctaaagttggtaacatatcatacattctGCAAATTTGTTACATATattacgttttgcaaattcgtaaaatattgtacgttttgcaaattcctaacataaaatacaaattgtaatCCGTAACATATCaaacgaaatgggtgatggacatccacaaatgaatacataccatatgaaatataacatatcatactaaatgggagtgtctcggatttatgtacagaataatacgaaaatgttctgagaccaggtggaaagagcaggtgttctttatGCTTCGTACACTCAGTGCATGTTGACAATATGAATGTAAATGTTGATAAACTGCCAGACAAACCTAGGCTACGTTCAGTAGTAAAACGTTGTCAAGCTTTGCAGAAAGAAATATAGTATGTGAAGAAAAACATGCCTCTGACAGRAATCACATTGGTTATATTCATGGCATTATTATCTGCAACATTGTACAAAGCTTGTCCACTGAACGTAGCCCTCGAGGCAGCAGCGTGACTTGTTGCTCGTTGGTGGTATGCTTCACTGTATCAACAGTGCATTCATTGGTTGAGTCGTTTAATGAGGGTCTCCTCCTCCACTTCACTCTCAACGCCAGTAGCTATCTCGAGAGCTAATGGAGGGTGTCTGCAGCTCTAATGAATAGGGGAGAGCAGCCAACCCTGCGGGATAAAGCCATCCAAACATAATTAGCGATAACCCAACACCCAAACGAAAGAAACTCTAGTAGATTGGTTCAATGTCACCAAAGTCAACAGCACCGCACGCCGAGCTTCTCTTCTAATTTTTTATGAGTAAATAATACAGAGtgaaaataatttattaaaacaactATTGTGGTGGAGAGACCACCTGAcatagtattatttttttttgttggttctCTCATTTCTCTACATTGTGAAccctgtaaatgttttaaaaaataaccTTAAATCGACTTACATGAATATTAACAGGGCTTATCTATGTACaatatacataatataacatcatGTCACCAGTGTGTAAATACAGTCAGGTTCTTTATAAAAACTTTCTAAATAATAAGTCCTTGTTATCCAATTTCACAAAACATCAAATAAAAGGTGAACAATATGAGAGCTAAAAGTCAACGAAGTGTCCTGGACTTTGTGGTCAGTTAAGAAACATAAATGACTGAGACTCTTGTGATGATCTGTCCACTACAAGAGAATAGATCATTGTTCTTCAGTTGTGTACACAATTGTTCAGAACTCAAAACCACAACTTTGTCCTTAAACCTTCAGCTCCCCTTTCTATTCCCAATCCTTGTCCTGCGAGCAGTATGTTGATCTAGCCCAAAGCTGCAATAATTAAAGCTGAACCCACCAACATGTAAACCGTACAGGAAATTATCCAGAATTATTACACTTCGTATTAAACACATCGTGGAATCAGGTGCAAACGCTGTGGAGAtacaggctggctggctgtggaGATGCAGGCTGGGGGGATACAGGCTGGGAGGCTTGGGGGCTGGCTGTGGAGATACAGGCAGGCTGGCTGTGGAGATGCAGGCTGGGGGGATACAGGCTGGGAGGCTTGGGGGTTGGCTGTGGAGATACAGGCTGATGGGCTGGCTAGGGacacgacacaaacacacacacacacacacacacacacacacatcacacacacacacacacacacacacacaacaccgccagccagtctaccagtctaccagtcatTCAAGTCCAGTCtaccagtcattcagtcagtcatttagccagccagtcagtcagtctgccagccagccagccagctagtcatGTCTGCCAGTCAGTCTGCCAGTCAGTctgcctgtcagtcagtcagtctggcaCTCAGCAGCCAGTCAGCGCAAACACCTTAGATCAGCACTAAATGAGCGTTGGCTGACAGCTGcttatgcccacacacacacactgctattaCACCCTAACATGGAGACACTCCACTCCCCTCTCAGCTCTAACACCACAGGGAATTAACTAATGTGAACGTTACAGTTTTGTCAGCATAGCTGAACATGGCCAATCCATGCTGGCTCATTGCACTGACAATGTGACTGACATTCTTCTCATATTTTGCCAAAATCCTGTCAAAGATCCAACTCCTGATTTtctgacacacagacagtcagtccCATTTAAGGGAGTTTCATTCATTAACCTTTTTAATTATTGCATGCTTTTTAAAGATTAATATACACAtttaagtggggggggggggggggggcttttgtaACAGTGAAAAGTGGGTGTCTTTATAAGAACAGATGTCTGCCTACACctgacactttttttttatatgtgGATATCGTAAACTGGGACGATTCACCAGGGAAGGTATCNNNNNNNNNNNNNNNNNNNNNNNNNNNNNNNNNNNNNNNNNNNNNNNNNNNNNNNNNNNNNNNNNNNNNNNNNNNNNNNNNNNNNNNNNNNNNNNNNNNNNNNNNNNNNNNNNNNNNNNNNNNNNNNNNNNNNNNNNNNNNNNNNNNNNNNNNNNNNNNNNNNNNNNNNNNNNNNNNNNNNNNNNNNNNNNNNNNNNNNNNNNNNNNNNNNNNNNNNNNNNNNNNNNNNNNNNNNNNNNNNNNNNNNNNNNNNNNNNNNNNNNNNNNNNNNNNNNNNNNNNNNNNNNNNNNNNNNNNNNNNNNNNNNNNNNNNNNNNNNNNNNNNNNNNNNNNNNNNNNNNNNNNNNNNNNNNNNNNNNNNNNNNNNNNNNNNNNNNNNNNNNNNNNNNNNNNNNNNNNNNNNNNNNNNNNNNNNNNNNNNNNNNNNNNNNNNNNNNNNNNNNNNNNNNNNNNNNNNNNNNNNNNNNNNNNNNNNNNNNNNNNNNNNNNNNNNNNNNNNNNNNNNNNNNNNNNNNNNNNNNNNNNNNNNNNNNNNNNNNNNNNNNNNNNNNNNNNNNNNNNNNNNNNNNNNNNNNNNNNNNNNNNNNNNNNNNNNNNNNNNNNNNNNNNNNNNNNNNNNNNNNNNNNNNNNNNNNNNNNNNNNNNNNNNNNNNNNNNNNNNNNNNNNNNNNNNNNNNNNNNNNNNNNNNNNNNNNNNNNNNNNNNNNNNNNNNNNNNNNNNNNNNNNNNNNNNNNNNNNNNNNNNNNNNNNNNNNNNNNNNNNNNNNNNNNNNNNNNNNNNNNNNNNNNNNNNNNNNNNNNNNNNNNNNNNNNNNNNNNNNNNNNNNNNNNNNNNNNNNNNNNNNNNNNNNNNNNNNNNNNNNNNNNNNNNNNNNNNNNNNNNNNNNNNNNNNNNNNNNNNNNNNNNNNNNNNNNNNNNNNNNNNNNNNNNNNNNNNNNNNNNNNNNNNNNNNNNNNNNNNNNNNNNNNNNNNNNNNNNNNNNNNNNNNNNNNNNNNNNNNNNNNNNNNNNNNNNNNNNNNNNNNNNNNNNNNNNNNNNNNNNNNNNNNNNNNNNNNNNNNNNNNNNNNNNNNNNNNNNNNNNNNNNNNNNNNNNNNNNNNNNNNNNNNNNNNNNNNNNNNNNNNNNNNNNNNNNNNNNNNNNNNNNNNNNNNNNNNNNNNNNNNNNNNNNNNNNNNNNNNNNNNNNNNNNNNNNNNNNNNNNNNNNNNNNNNNNNNNNNNNNNNNNNNNNNNNNNNNNNNNNNNNNNNNNNNNNNNNNNNNNNNNNNNNNNNNNNNNNNNNNNNNNNNNNNNNNNNNNNNNNNNNNNNNNNNNNNNNNNNNNNNNNNNNNNNNNNNNNNNNNNNNNNNNNNNNNNNNNNNNNNNNNNNNNNNNNNNNNNNNNNNNNNNNNNNNNNNNNNNNNNNNNNNNNNNNNNNNNNNNNNNNNNNNNNNNNNNNNNNNNNNNNNNNNNNNNNNNNNNNNNNNNNNNNNNNNNNNNNNNNNNNNNNNNNNNNNNNNNNNNNNNNNNNNNNNNNNNNNNNNNNNNNNNNNNNNNNNNNNNNNNNNNNNNNNNNNNNNNNNNNNNNNNNNNNNNNNNNNNNNNNNNNNNNNNNNNNNNNNNNNNNNNNNNNNNNNNNNNNNNNNNNNNNNNNNNNNNNNNNNNNNNNNNNNNNNNNNNNNNNNNNNNNNNNNNNNNNNNNNNNNNNNNNNNNNNNNNNNNNNNNNNNNNNNNNNNNNNNNNNNNNNNNNNNNNNNNNNNNNNNNNNNNNNNNNNNNNNNNNNNNNNNNNNNNNNNNNNNNNNNNNNNNNNNNNNNNNNNNNNNNNNNNNNNNNNNNNNNNNNNNNNNNNNNNNNNNNNNNNNNNNNNNNNNNNNNNNNNNNNNNNNNNNNNNNNNNNNNNNNNNNNNNNNNNNNNNNNNNNNNNNNNNNNNNNNNNNNNNNNNNNNNNNNNNNNNNNNNNNNNNNNNNNNNNNNNNNNNNNNNNNNNNNNNNNNNNNNNNNNNNNNNNNNNNNNNNNNNNNNNNNNNNNNNNNNNNNNNNNNNNNNNNNNNNNNNNNNNNNNNNNNNNNNNNNNNNNNNNNNNNNNNNNNNNNNNNNNNNNNNNNNNNNNNNNNNNNNNNNNNNNNNNNNNNNNNNNNNNNNNNNNNNNNNNNNNNNNNNNNNNNNNNNNNNNNNNNNNNNNNNNNNNNNNNNNNNNNNNNNNNNNNNNNNNNNNNNNNNNNNNNNNNNNNNNNNNNNNNNNNNNNNNNNNNNNNNNNNNNNNNNNNNNNNNNNNNNNNNNNNNNNNNNNNNNNNNNNNNNNNNNNNNNNNNNNNNNNNNNNNNNNNNNNNNNNNNNNNNNNNNNNNNNNNNNNNNNNNNNNNNNNNNNNNNNNNNNNNNNNNNNNNNNNNNNNNNNNNNNNNNNNNNNNNNNNNNNNNNNNNNNNNNNNNNNNNNNNNNNNNNNNNNNNNNNNNNNNNNNNNNNNNNNNNNNNNNNNNNNNNNNNNNNNNNNNNNNNNNNNNNNNNNNNNNNNNNNNNNNNNNNNNNNNNNNNNNNNNNNNNNNNNNNNNNNNNNNNNNNNNNNNNNNNNNNNNNNNNNNNNNNNNNNNNNNNNNNNNNNNNNNNNNNNNNNNNNNNNNNNNNNNNNNNNNNNNNNNNNNNNNNNNNNNNNNNNNNNNNNNNNNNNNNNNNNNNNNNNNNNNNNNNNNNNNNNNNNNNNNNNNNNNNNNNNNNNNNNNNNNNNNNNNNNNNNNNNNNNNNNNNNNNNNNNNNNNNNNNNNNNNNNNNNNNNNNNNNNNNNNNNNNNNNNNNNNNNNNNNNNNNNNNNNNNNNNNNNNNNNNNNNNNNNNNNNNNNNNNNNNNNNNNNNNNNNNNNNNNNNNNNNNNNNNNNNNNNNNNNNNNNNNNNNNNNNNNNNNNNNNNNNNNNNNNNNNNNNNNNNNNNNNNNNNNNNNNNNNNNNNNNNNNNNNNNNNNNNNNNNNNNNNNNNNNNNNNNNNNNNNNNNNNNNNNNNNNNNNNNNNNNNNNNNNNNNNNNNNNNNNNNNNNNNNNNNNNNNNNNNNNNNNNNNNNNNNNNNNNNNNNNNNNNNNNNNNNNNNNNNNNNNNNNNNNNNNNNNNNNNNNNNNNNNNNNNNNNNNNNNNNNNNNNNNNNNNNNNNNNNNNNNNNNNNNNNNNNNNNNNNNNNNNNNNNNNNNNNNNNNNNNNNNNNNNNNNNNNNNNNNNNNNNNNNNNNNNNNNNNNNNNNNNNNNNNNNNNNNNNNNNNNNNNNNNNNNNNNNNNNNNNNNNNNNNNNNNNNNNNNNNNNNNNNNNNNNNNNNNNNNNNNNNNNNNNNNNNNNNNNNNNNNNNNNNNNNNNNNNNNNNNNNNNNNNNNNNNNNNNNNNNNNNNNNNNNNNNNNNNNNNNNNNNNNNNNNNNNNNNNNNNNNNNNNNNNNNNNNNNNNNNNNNNNNNNNNNNNNNNNNNNNNNNNNNNNNNNNNNNNNNNNNNNNNNNNNNNNNNNNNNNNNNNNNNNNNNNNNNNNNNNNNNNNNNNNNNNNNNNNNNNNNNNNNNNNNNNNNNNNNNNNNNNNNNNNNNNNNNNNNNNNNNNNNNNNNNNNNNNNNNNNNNNNNNNNNNNNNNNNNNNNNNNNNNNNNNNNNNNNNNNNNNNNNNNNNNNNNNNNNNNNNNNNNNNNNNNNNNNNNNNNNNNNNNNNNNNNNNNNNNNNNNNNNNNNNNNNNNNNNNNNNNNNNNNNNNNNNNNNNNNNNNNNNNNNNNNNNNNNNNNNNNNNNNNNNNNGCTATCCCCCGCCTGTATCCCCCCAGCCAGCCCACCAGCCGGTATCCCCCCCAGCCAGCCCACCAGCCGGTATCCCCCCCCAGCCAGCCCACCAGCCGGTATCCCCCCCAGCCAGCCCCACCAGCCGGTATCCCCCAGCCAGCGCACCAGCCAGTATCCCCCAGCCAGCGCACCAGCCGGTATCCCCCAGCCAGCGCACCAGCCGGTATCCCCCAGCCAGCGCACCAGCCAGTATCCCCCCCAGCCAACCCACCAGCCGGTGTCCCCCAGCCAGCGCACCAGCCGGTATCCCCCAGCCAGCGCACCAGCCGGTATCCCCCAGCCAGCGCACCAGCCGGTATCCCCCCAGCCAGCGCACCAGCCGGTATCCCCCAGCCAGCGCACCAGCCGGTATCCCCCCAGCCAGCGCACCAACCGGTATACCCCCCAGCCGGCCCACCGCCGGTATCCCCCGCCAGCCGGCCCCCCAGCTGTAtcccctagtgtgtgtgtgtgtgtgtgtgtgtgtgtgtgtgttcaagtgagcacatctATCAACCTTTTAATATGTCAAAGTGGTCAAATGCACAGAACCACACAGACATGTACCTTCCGAGGTTCTGTGAGTCTAGAGGTATGCTTGGATGATCGTGTAACACAGAATATGCATTTCAGAAGAAAAGCGGCTAATGTCCCAATACTGTGATCTAGATGGTGGGTACAGGATAGTGTCTGTTACAGCATACTCTGCTCAGGGATGGGAAGGACTGACAGCAAGGGTTGAGATCAATGAAATGTAAGAAATGGGTAGGATTTGAGCTAAAGTCAAGTTGATTGGAAGTTTTGAGGGTTGAGGACACTGATTGTTAGGTGAATTCCAGAGATGACTTTCACTTCCATGATTCAGACGGTGATGTGTCCATTCAATTATATGTTTTAGGGGATATGGGGAAAGTGAAAGGTGTGTGTAAGtctgagtggttgtgtgtgtgtgtgcgtgcgtgtgtgggcaCGACGCCAGTGCCTTAGCCGTCGTGTTGGGCCAGGGCCTGCAGTTCGGCAGTTTGAAGTGAGTGCTGCAGGAAGACGTTCTTGTGGCTGTACATGTGCAGGGAAAGGGGCCCTCTGGGAGGCTGGCCCAGGCGGCCcgtgaaggaggaagaggaagatgaggtGGAGAAAGAAGGTTGGCAAGGGATAGGTACAGGGGCTCTCTCGCTGTTTGAGGAGAGGCTGCTGCGGCAGGGACTGCCTCGGCTCTGGAGGCTGGAGCTGCTGCCCCACACCACAGCCCCCACTCCCACCGCCCGGGGGATCTGGCTGGCTGGGTAGTCGATTCTCCTGAGAGCCCCTACCTCTGATGAGGTCAGAGCCCCTTCTGGTCTCCTAGGGGGTCCTGCATGGTCCCTGCCTCCCCCGGGGCCACTAGACGACAGGGCTGGGGCTGGGCAGTGGCTCTCATCGCTGGAAGTGGAGTGATCTTCCGCCATACGGCTGTATTGGTCCGCGATGAGAGACCGAGCCGGCCTTCTGTCTCTTGTGCTGGTACTGTTTTGGCTTGTTGCTCGGCTGGGATGGATGGTCTGCGAACCGAGAGAAAGAGCAGCAgataaaaagggagagagagaaagagggagagagaaagacaaaaaactgtaaaaatatGACACCAATGTAGCTGGTTAACTGCAGGGACATTTTGACGAGGCATCGTAAGTTCCCGGAGCTTTGTCTAATTATTTCCCGACCAACTGGAACCTTGCTCTGTAAGAACCAGAACAGGAAGCAGCCTCAGTCCAACTGGCGACTTTAA
This portion of the Salvelinus sp. IW2-2015 linkage group LG15, ASM291031v2, whole genome shotgun sequence genome encodes:
- the LOC139028766 gene encoding uncharacterized protein; the encoded protein is MIQEKLSAISQPTSRYPPQPAHQPVSPPSQPTSRYPPQPAPPAGIPQPAHQPVSPSQRTSRYPPASAPAGIPQPAHQPVSPPANPPAGVPQPAHQPVSPSQRTSRYPPASAPAGIPPASAPAGIPQPAHQPVSPQPAHQPVYPPAGPPPVSPASRPPSCIP